In Vicia villosa cultivar HV-30 ecotype Madison, WI unplaced genomic scaffold, Vvil1.0 ctg.000030F_1_1, whole genome shotgun sequence, the following proteins share a genomic window:
- the LOC131622501 gene encoding uncharacterized protein LOC131622501, which produces MGDGRSIAVMNEPWCRGSNNSRFIVPLLEDVMENKIIWKEERDGEYCVRSGYRIWCNEFRRHNSGTVNEDWRCEFCDHHTEDERHLFLGCDATNLCWRSSGLSNILDSRLHLSTNFKEIIFDICKKEDKKLARRFAVMLELIWKNRNDFIWHQEHEEASKMGLCASHRWNDWFHAQDVNGNNAQSPHDLEWRPPSISIAWDPGTLSLVEAEALALKEAILGALDKPELCYFLE; this is translated from the exons ATGGGTGATGGTCGAAGTATTGCAGTTATGAATGAACCATGGTGTCGGGGCAGCAATAATTCTAGATTTATT GTTCCACTTTTAGAGGATGTTATGGAGAATAAGATAATTTGGAAGGAGGAACGGGATGGGGAGTATTGTGTGAGATCTGGCTATCGCATTTGGTGCAATGAGTTTCGTAGACACAATAGTGGTACCGTTAATGAAgattgga GATGCGAGTTTTGTGATCATCATACGGAGGACGAGCGGCATCTCTTTTTGGGTTGTGATGCTACTAATCTTTGTTGGAGATCCTCAGGTTTGTCCAATATTCTTGATTCTCGTCTTCATTTATCCACTAACTTCAAGGAAATTATTTTTGATATTTGTAAGAAAGAAGATAAAAAGTTAGCGAGAAGGTTTGCGGTTATGCTTGAATTAATATGGAAGAATAGGAATGACTTTATTTGGCATCAAGAACATGAAGAAGCGTCTAAAATGGGCTTGTGTGCGTCTCATAGGTGGAATGATTGGTTTCACGCACAAGATGTTAATGGCAACAATGCTCAATCACCTCATGATTTGGAGTGGAGGCCTCCGTCAATAA GTATTGCTTGGGATCCAGGGACTCTTAGCCTTGTTGAAGCGGAGGCTTTAGCTCTTAAAGAGGCTATCCTTGGAGCCCTCGATAAACCTGAATTATGTTATTTTTTAGAGTGA